The Phycisphaerae bacterium genomic interval GAAACGGCACTAGAAGAGTTCATTTTCCCCAAGGGAGGAATCATGGTAAGAAAGAGCGTACTGGGCCTTTGGATGGCGGGGCTGGCGGCGGGTGCCGTCGCCGGATGCTCAGCCGGAATCTGCAAACCGATTGGGAGCACCACCACGATGAGCGCGGAGAAACCATCAACGTACCAGGCGGTGCCGCTGATTCCGCGGCAGGTCCTCTTCGGTAATCCCGAGCGGGTCAGCCCGCGCCTGTCGCCCGACGGGCGGTACCTGGCGTACCTGGCTCCGGACGATCGCGACGTGCTTCAGGTCTGGCTGCGCACGAGAGGCCAGGAGGACGACCGCGTGCTGACCCACGATCAGAAGCGCGGCATCCGCATGTTCTTCTGGACGTACGACGGCCGGCAGCTCATCTACATGCAGGACGCCGACGGCGATGAGAACTGGCGGCTCTACGCGGTCAACGTCGAGACCAACGAGGTCCGCGACCTGACCCCGTTCGACAACGTCCAGGCCCGCGTGGTCGAGTTGGACCCGGCGTTTCCGGACCAGATGCTGGTGGGCTTGAACCGCCGCGATCCGCGGGTCCACGACGTGTACCGGATGAACCTCGAAAGCGGCGAACTGGAGCTGGAGGCTGAGAATCCGGGCAACATCGTGAGCTGGCAGGCCGACGCGCAGTTCCACATCCGCGCCGCCACCGCCGCCCGTCCCGACGGCGGATGGGACCTGATGTTTCGCCCGTCGGTCGACGCCCCGTGGCAGACCATCCGGCAGTGGAGCCCGCAGGAGCAAGGCGGGCCGGTGATGTTCTCGCCGGACGGCCAGACGCTGTACGTGATGGGCAACGACAACGCCAACGCGATCCGCCTGGTCGCCCTCGATCCGGCCACCGGCCGCCAGAGCGTGGTCGTCGAGGACCCGCGGTACGACCTGACCGCCCTGTTCGTCCATCCGCTGGAGCGCACGATCCAAGCCGCCGGGTTCACCCGGGCCAAGCTCGAGTGGCAGGTGCTCGATCCGGAGGTCCGCGATGACTTCGACGCCATCCGCAAAATCCGCGACGGCCAGTTCCAGATCGTCAGCCGCTCGCTTGACGACCAGTTCTGGATCGTCGCCTTCGAGGAGGACGACGGGCCGGTCTACTACTACCTCTACCATCGGCCCGACCGCTCGCACGAGCTGATGTTCACCAACCGGCCGGACCTGGAGAACTGGCAACTGGCGGGGATGAAGCCGATCCAGTACCAGGCCCGCGACGGTCTGACCATCCACGGCTATCTGACGGTGCCGCCGAAGGCGGAGCCGAAGAACCTGCCGGCAGTGCTTGACGTGCACGGCGGACCGTGGGCCCGCGACACCTGGGGCTATAACCCGATGGCCCAGTGGCTGGCGAATCGCGGCTACGCCGTGCTGCAGGTCAACTTCCGCGGCTCGAGCGGCTACGGCAAGGAGTTTCTCAACGCGGGCAACCGTGAGTGGGGGGCGAAGATGCAGGACGATCTGACCGACGCCGCGAGGTGGCTCGTCGATCAGGGCATCGCCGATTCGAACCGCATCGGCATCATGGGCGGCTCGTACGGCGGCTACGCCACGCTGGCGGCTTTGACCTTCACACCGGACGTCTTTGCCTGCGGCGTCGATATCGTCGGGCCCAGCAACCTGATCACGTTGATCCAGACCATTCCGCCGTACTGGGAGCCGCTGAAGGCGACGTTCAAGGTCCGCGTGGGCGACCTGGAGACCGAGGAGGAATTTCTCAAGTCGCGTTCGCCGCTGTTCTTCGTCGATCGCATCCGCTCGCCGCTGCTGATCGCCCAGGGCGCCAACGACCCGCGGGTCAAGCAGCCTGAGAGCGAGCAGATCGTCGAGGCCATGCGCCAAGCCGGCAAACCGGTCACCTACGCCCTCTACACCGATGAGGGCCACGGCCTGGCCCGGCCGGAGAACCGCCTCCACTTCTACGCCGTCGCCGAGCAGTTCCTCGCCCAGTACCTCGGCGGGCGCTACGAGGAGGGCGGCGAAATCGAAGGCCACTCCGGCAAGGTCGAGCGGTACTAACGGACGGTTGATTTCGCCGATCAGTGCGGCTATCTTCGGATCGTGCAACCGAACCGATCCTCAAGGGAGACAACCATGTCCGCAAAGGGACTCTTGGCCGTCGTCATCGCTACGGTTACGTTAACCCTCGCCGGCTGTTCGCGCGACGAGCCCGTCGCCAAGGGTGACGGCGGCGGGACGACCACCATCGCGGTCATCCCCAAGGGCACCGCCCACGTCTTCTGGCAATCCGTCCACGCGGGGGCCCGCACCGCCGCCCGCGAACTGGGGGTCTCGGTGGCCTGGCAGGGCCCGCAGACCGAGACCATGAAGGACCAGCAGGTCTCGATCGTCCAGGACTTCATCGCCCGCAAGGTGGATGGGATCGTCCTGGCCCCGCAGGACGAGAACGCCCTGGTTCCCGTGGCGGAGGAGGTCGGCCGGGCCGGCATTCCGCTGGTCATCTTCGACTCCGCGATCGCCAGCGAGCAGTACGTCAGTTTCGTCGCCACCGACAACTACCGCGGCGGGGTCGAGGCCGCCCGGCGGATGGCCAAGCTGCTGAACAACAAGGGCACGGTGATCGTGATCAAGGTCGATCCCGGCAGCGCTTCGACCAACGCCCGTGAGAAGGGGTTCGAGGAGACTCTGGCCAAGGAGTTTCCCGAGATCACGATCGTCGGCTCGCAGTACGGCTACAGCGACCGGATGAAGTCTCGCGCCGCGGCGGAGGATCTGTTGGCCAAGCACCCGGACGTCAGCGGCGTGTTCGGGCCCAACGAGTCATCCACCTTCGGCGCGCTGCTGGCCCTCCAGGCCCGGAACCTGGCGGGCAAGAAGGCCTTCGTCGGCTTCGACTC includes:
- a CDS encoding S9 family peptidase, with amino-acid sequence MSAEKPSTYQAVPLIPRQVLFGNPERVSPRLSPDGRYLAYLAPDDRDVLQVWLRTRGQEDDRVLTHDQKRGIRMFFWTYDGRQLIYMQDADGDENWRLYAVNVETNEVRDLTPFDNVQARVVELDPAFPDQMLVGLNRRDPRVHDVYRMNLESGELELEAENPGNIVSWQADAQFHIRAATAARPDGGWDLMFRPSVDAPWQTIRQWSPQEQGGPVMFSPDGQTLYVMGNDNANAIRLVALDPATGRQSVVVEDPRYDLTALFVHPLERTIQAAGFTRAKLEWQVLDPEVRDDFDAIRKIRDGQFQIVSRSLDDQFWIVAFEEDDGPVYYYLYHRPDRSHELMFTNRPDLENWQLAGMKPIQYQARDGLTIHGYLTVPPKAEPKNLPAVLDVHGGPWARDTWGYNPMAQWLANRGYAVLQVNFRGSSGYGKEFLNAGNREWGAKMQDDLTDAARWLVDQGIADSNRIGIMGGSYGGYATLAALTFTPDVFACGVDIVGPSNLITLIQTIPPYWEPLKATFKVRVGDLETEEEFLKSRSPLFFVDRIRSPLLIAQGANDPRVKQPESEQIVEAMRQAGKPVTYALYTDEGHGLARPENRLHFYAVAEQFLAQYLGGRYEEGGEIEGHSGKVERY
- a CDS encoding substrate-binding domain-containing protein, with amino-acid sequence MSAKGLLAVVIATVTLTLAGCSRDEPVAKGDGGGTTTIAVIPKGTAHVFWQSVHAGARTAARELGVSVAWQGPQTETMKDQQVSIVQDFIARKVDGIVLAPQDENALVPVAEEVGRAGIPLVIFDSAIASEQYVSFVATDNYRGGVEAARRMAKLLNNKGTVIVIKVDPGSASTNAREKGFEETLAKEFPEITIVGSQYGYSDRMKSRAAAEDLLAKHPDVSGVFGPNESSTFGALLALQARNLAGKKAFVGFDS